The following is a genomic window from Rubrobacter naiadicus.
ATCCGGCGGGCTCCCCATAGTAGATGGCGCGGTACCAGATCGCGGAGAGCGTATCCACGAGCTCTTCTTCCGATGGGGCCACCCGGGAATCGAGCGTGCTCGCGTAGAAGCACCGCTCGTTCATCCAGACCAGGGCCCGCGCCAGCTCTCCTACCTCGATCCTCTCGAGCGGTTTCTGGCGGAGAAGCCTCTCCAGCGTGCCGAGCAGCGCCTCCTCCCGCAGGTCCGCACTGTACGGTCCCCTGCGGCGTGCGCCCCGATCATCCCGGCCCGCGATTCTAACAGAGCGCACGCGGTTGAATGCTTGTGTCGAGGAAAATGAAACACACGTTGATAATCCCACCGCCGGTTGCTAACCTCTGGCGGGAGAGGTCCCTGTCGGGGAGAGGAGGCGGTATGGGCGAGATGCCCTGGCTCGGGCTGTACCGGGGGCACCTTCCAGAGCGGTTCGAGGTGCCGGATGTCTCGCTCTGGCAGCTCTTCGAGGATGCCGTAGGCGAGCATGGCGGGAGGGTTGCGCTCGTGCTCGGGGAGCGCAGGGTCACTTTCCACGAGCTCCGTGAGATGGCCGAGAGGCTCGCCGGTGCGCTGCACGGGCTGGGGGTGAGAAAGGGCGATCGCGTCGGGCTGATGCTCCCCAACGTGCCGCAGTATGTTATCGGGTTCTTCGCGGCGATGCGGCTCGGGGCGGTGGTCACCCAGCTCAACCCGATGTACGTGGAGCGGGAGCTCGAGCACATACTGAAGGACTCCGGGGCCAGGGTCGCCATCGTCTACGACGGGGCTTACGAGAGGGTGCGGGCGGTGCGCGGGAAGGTGCCGCTCGAGACCGTGATCGTCGCGCCGCTGCAGGGTGGGCGCCCCAGGCTCGAGCGGGGGGATGTGTATCTGGAAGAGCTGCTGGAGGAGAATGCGGGGGCGGCGCCGGAGGTGGAGATGGACCCGGCGGAGGACCTCGCCGCGTTGCAGTACACCGGCGGGACCACGGGGCGATCGAAGGGGGCGATGCTCACCCACCGCAACCTCGTCGCCAACGTCTTGCAGAACCTGGCCATAGCGACCGTCGAGCCCGGGGAGTACGTCGGGGAGAAGGCCGTCGCCGCGCTGCCCTACTTCCACGTCTACGGGCTCACGTGCGTCATGCTCTTCGGCATCAAGGCCGGCACGCAGCAGCTGCTCGTGCCCCGCTTCGAGGCGCAGGCGGTGGTGGAGCTCGTACGGCGCGAGCGGCCGGCGCTCTTCCCCGGCGTGCCGACGATGTTCTCCGCACTCGTCGCGAGCGGGGAGGATCTGCGGGAGAGCGGCTTCGGGGGGATACGCTTCTACAACTCCGGCGGGGCGCCGCTCCCGGTCGGCCTCAAGCATGCCTTCCAGGAGAGGGTCGGGGTGCCGCTGCTCGAAGGGTACGGGCTCTCCGAGGCCTCTCCGACGACCCACGCCAACCCGCGCTTCCTCGGGGAAGGGAGGGACGGGTCCATCGGCATCCCGCTGCCCGCGACAGACGCCAGGGTAGTGGACGTCGAGAGCGGGGAGAGGGAGCTTGCTCCCGGCGAGGAGGGGGAGCTCGTCGTCAGGGGGCCCCAGGTGATGAAGGGTTACTGGAACATGCCTGAGGAGACCGGGCGGGTGCTGCGCGACGGCTGGCTGTACACCGGGGATATAGCCCGGATGGACGAGGAAGGTTACTTCTACATCGTCGACCGCAAGAAAGACCTCATCGTCGCCTCGGGCTACAACGTCTACCCGCGGGAGGTCGAGGAGGTGCTCTACGAGTGTCCCGGGGTCTCCGAGGCGGCCGTGATCGGGGTCCCCGATCCCTACCGCGGGGAGACGGTCA
Proteins encoded in this region:
- a CDS encoding long-chain-fatty-acid--CoA ligase — encoded protein: MGEMPWLGLYRGHLPERFEVPDVSLWQLFEDAVGEHGGRVALVLGERRVTFHELREMAERLAGALHGLGVRKGDRVGLMLPNVPQYVIGFFAAMRLGAVVTQLNPMYVERELEHILKDSGARVAIVYDGAYERVRAVRGKVPLETVIVAPLQGGRPRLERGDVYLEELLEENAGAAPEVEMDPAEDLAALQYTGGTTGRSKGAMLTHRNLVANVLQNLAIATVEPGEYVGEKAVAALPYFHVYGLTCVMLFGIKAGTQQLLVPRFEAQAVVELVRRERPALFPGVPTMFSALVASGEDLRESGFGGIRFYNSGGAPLPVGLKHAFQERVGVPLLEGYGLSEASPTTHANPRFLGEGRDGSIGIPLPATDARVVDVESGERELAPGEEGELVVRGPQVMKGYWNMPEETGRVLRDGWLYTGDIARMDEEGYFYIVDRKKDLIVASGYNVYPREVEEVLYECPGVSEAAVIGVPDPYRGETVKAFVVKEGGSELTGEEVIEFCRDRLAAYKVPKAVEFREELPKSTVGKILRRVLAGEEREAASR